The proteins below are encoded in one region of Lactuca sativa cultivar Salinas chromosome 3, Lsat_Salinas_v11, whole genome shotgun sequence:
- the LOC111912088 gene encoding PH, RCC1 and FYVE domains-containing protein 1 isoform X2 — MGERFLSVTPSDRALEQAIVALKKGAYILKYGRRGKPKLCPFRLSTDERTLMWFCGNEEKKLQLSSVTSIVRGHGTRKLQPERECHSFSLIYMNNQAQCSLDLICKDKMQADSWFLGLKALISRCEDFRHPENQRVAQSCINSPSSFIRRKYNLGISKETTKMSQVRSVCASPVPSMISDPCFSDGLSLSSDSFYSRSSLSSTQNFPEGLAPYSPCMKTEEPKKNPKTITRFGAPVVLPREQSDPQRTKLNDVLIWGEGVENGVLGGGGDNMVNTVNGHRNQSQIDALLPKVLDSVSMLDVEKISLAGKHGVLVTKQGEVFCWGEGQSGRLGHSLSCPKEVESLHSLGSRVKSVSCSEYQTSALTFSGELYTWGDNTSGQGQSSRWLPRRISGVLDGITISKVACGEWHTAIVSTSGQLFTFGDGTFGVLGHGNYQSLTEPKQVDSLAGLRVKSVACGPWHTAAVVALITGPPKSSSPAGKMFTWGDVDKGRLGHGDHNSKLKPTCVVSLIDHDFVQVSCGRMLTVGLTSTGAVFTIGSSVHGQLGNPMARENSITLVQGKLKFEFVREIATGSYHVAVLTSKGSVYTWGKGANGQLGLGDTEDRSSPTLVEALRNRQVESITCGSGSTAAVCVHEPITCGLEQSGCRGCSTEFGFMKKRHNCYNCGLLFCSVCTSNKSKNACLAPNENKSFRVCDSCFKGLERSSLNSGQIVKIEDLTPRPLLIKTFSEETDDQYTGTPYKTGLDLNSCSSLMNQTPRWGQVSSPASFRKHCKEESSSSVDSRIPGRVNKNPQSVEKTTKRNGAKEVIKALTSRLHLMSPRAFMRKPTKAHVDTPQTSVTSVPCDIEVKDLIDPCESARVPTMHNDACVLGGDLRPSDEPVVTPIVSGQVNKVKQKHEWMEQYQPGVYITFIMLTTGQKGIKRVRFRKVFKEREAEKWWEDNQQKVYDNYNVDGYINSY, encoded by the exons AATGTCATTCGTTTTCGCTGATATACATGAACAACCAAGCTCAATGCTCTCTTGATCTG ATATGCAAGGATAAAATGCAAGCAGATTCATGGTTTTTAGGCCTAAAAGCTTTGATATCAAGGTGCGAAGATTTCAGACACCCTGAAAACCAAAGAGTAGCGCAAAGTTGTATAAACAGTCCTTCTAGTTTCATCAGAAGAAAATACAATCTGGGTATTTCAAAAGAAACCACCAAAATGTCTCAG GTGAGAAGCGTGTGTGCAAGCCCAGTTCCATCGATGATATCCGATCCATGTTTCTCTGATGGACTTTCACTTTCATCTGATAGTTTTTATTCAAGATCAAGTTTATCAAGTACACAGAACTTTCCAGAAGGTTTAGCCCCATATTCACCTTGCATGAAAACCGAAGAACCCAAAAAGAACCCGAAAACAATTACCCGGTTTGGTGCACCTGTTGTTCTACCTCGAGAACAATCGGACCCACAAAGAACAAAATTGAACGATGTTTTAATATGGGGAGAAGGTGTTGAAAATGGCGTcttgggtggtggtggtgataaCATGGTCAACACGGTCAATGGTCACCGAAACCAATCACAAATAGATGCGTTGTTACCGAAAGTTCTTGATTCAGTAAGTATGTTAGATGTCGAGAAGATATCATTGGCTGGAAAACATGGTGTTTTAGTGACAAAACAGGGTGAGGTATTCTGCTGGGGTGAAGGACAATCGGGCAGGCTCGGGCATTCCCTGAGCTGCCCGAAAGAAGTTGAATCCCTTCATTCCCTTGGATCCCGTGTGAAATCGGTTTCTTGTAGCGAGTATCAAACATCCGCCCTAACATTTTCTGGTGAGCTCTACACGTGGGGTGACAACACCTCCGGTCAAGGTCAAAGTAGCCGGTGGCTCCCCCGCCGGATCTCCGGCGTACTAGACGGAATCACCATATCAAAAGTTGCTTGTGGAGAATGGCACACTGCAATTGTTTCAACTTCCGGTCAACTATTTACATTTGGAGACGGGACTTTCGGTGTTCTAGGTCACGGAAACTATCAAAGTTTGACCGAACCGAAACAAGTTGACTCGCTCGCCGGACTTCGTGTGAAATCGGTCGCGTGTGGGCCATGGCACACGGCGGCGGTGGTCGCGTTGATCACCGGACCACCCAAATCAAGTTCTCCGGCGGGAAAGATGTTCACTTGGGGTGACGTGGATAAAGGAAGATTAGGTCATGGTGATCATAACTCTAAACTCAAACCTACATGTGTTGTTTCTCTAATCGATCATGATTTTGTTCAAGTATCTTGTGGAAGAATGTTAACCGTTGGTTTAACGAGTACGGGTGCGGTTTTCACAATCGGAAGCTCGGTTCACGGGCAATTAGGAAACCCTATGGCTAGGGAAAACTCAATAACCCTAGTTCAAGGAAAGTTGAAGTTCGAATTTGTTCGGGAAATAGCTACGGGTTCGTATCATGTTGCGGTTTTAACATCTAAAGGAAGTGTTTACACATGGGGTAAAGGAGCAAATGGGCAATTAGGGTTAGGTGATACGGAGGATCGAAGCTCACCGACTTTAGTTGAGGCTTTGAGAAATCGACAAGTGGAAAGCATCACTTGTGGGTCCGGCTCGACCGCTGCGGTTTGCGTACACGAACCGATAACTTGCGGGCTCGAACAATCGGGTTGTCGAGGTTGCAGTACGGAGTTCGGGTTCATGAAGAAAAGACACAATTGTTACAATTGTGGTCTCTTGTTTTGCAGTGTATGTACAAGTAACAAGAGTAAGAACGCGTGTTTGGCACCTAATGAGAACAAGTCTTTTCGGGTTTGTGATTCTTGCTTTAAGGGTCTTGAACGGAGTAGTTTGAATTCGGGTCAAATTGTGAAGATTGAAGATCTTACTCCAAGACCATTATTGATTAAAACATTTTCTGAAGAAACGGATGATCAATATACGGGAACTCCATATAAAACAGGTTTGGATTTGAACTCGTGTTCTTCATTGATGAATCAAACACCAAGATGGGGACAAGTTTCTTCACCCGCATCTTTTAGAAAGCATTGTAAAGAAGAGTCATCTTCGAGTGTTGATTCTCGTATTCCGGGTCGTGTAAACAAGAACCCGCAAAGTGTTGAGAAGACCACAAAACGTAATGGAGCCAAAGAAGTCATTAAGGCGTTGACATCAAGG CTACATTTAATGTCTCCAAGAGCTTTTATGCGAAAACCAACAAAAGCTCATGTCGATACACCACAAACAAGTGTTACTAGTGTGCCATGTGACATTGAGGTCAAAGACCTCATTGATCCATGTGAATCGGCTCGTGTCCCGACTATGCACAACGATGCATGTGTTCTCGGTGGTGACTTGAGACCATCTGATGAACCGGTTGTTACACCAATAGTTTCTGGACAAGTTAACAAAGTAAAGCAAAAACACGAATGGATGGAACAATATCAACCGGGTGTTTACATCACATTCATCATGTTGACAACCGGTCAAAAAGGGATAAAGCGAGTCCGATTCAG AAAAGTGTTTAAGGAAAGGGAAGCTGAGAAGTGGTGGGAAGATAACCAGCAAAAAGTATATGACAACTACAATGTTGATGGCTACATAAACTCATATTAG
- the LOC111912088 gene encoding PH, RCC1 and FYVE domains-containing protein 1 isoform X1, with the protein MGERFLSVTPSDRALEQAIVALKKGAYILKYGRRGKPKLCPFRLSTDERTLMWFCGNEEKKLQLSSVTSIVRGHGTRKLQPERECHSFSLIYMNNQAQCSLDLICKDKMQADSWFLGLKALISRCEDFRHPENQRVAQSCINSPSSFIRRKYNLGISKETTKMSQVRSVCASPVPSMISDPCFSDGLSLSSDSFYSRSSLSSTQNFPEGLAPYSPCMKTEEPKKNPKTITRFGAPVVLPREQSDPQRTKLNDVLIWGEGVENGVLGGGGDNMVNTVNGHRNQSQIDALLPKVLDSVSMLDVEKISLAGKHGVLVTKQGEVFCWGEGQSGRLGHSLSCPKEVESLHSLGSRVKSVSCSEYQTSALTFSGELYTWGDNTSGQGQSSRWLPRRISGVLDGITISKVACGEWHTAIVSTSGQLFTFGDGTFGVLGHGNYQSLTEPKQVDSLAGLRVKSVACGPWHTAAVVALITGPPKSSSPAGKMFTWGDVDKGRLGHGDHNSKLKPTCVVSLIDHDFVQVSCGRMLTVGLTSTGAVFTIGSSVHGQLGNPMARENSITLVQGKLKFEFVREIATGSYHVAVLTSKGSVYTWGKGANGQLGLGDTEDRSSPTLVEALRNRQVESITCGSGSTAAVCVHEPITCGLEQSGCRGCSTEFGFMKKRHNCYNCGLLFCSVCTSNKSKNACLAPNENKSFRVCDSCFKGLERSSLNSGQIVKIEDLTPRPLLIKTFSEETDDQYTGTPYKTGLDLNSCSSLMNQTPRWGQVSSPASFRKHCKEESSSSVDSRIPGRVNKNPQSVEKTTKRNGAKEVIKALTSRLHLMSPRAFMRKPTKAHVDTPQTSVTSVPCDIEVKDLIDPCESARVPTMHNDACVLGGDLRPSDEPVVTPIVSGQVNKVKQKHEWMEQYQPGVYITFIMLTTGQKGIKRVRFSRKVFKEREAEKWWEDNQQKVYDNYNVDGYINSY; encoded by the exons AATGTCATTCGTTTTCGCTGATATACATGAACAACCAAGCTCAATGCTCTCTTGATCTG ATATGCAAGGATAAAATGCAAGCAGATTCATGGTTTTTAGGCCTAAAAGCTTTGATATCAAGGTGCGAAGATTTCAGACACCCTGAAAACCAAAGAGTAGCGCAAAGTTGTATAAACAGTCCTTCTAGTTTCATCAGAAGAAAATACAATCTGGGTATTTCAAAAGAAACCACCAAAATGTCTCAG GTGAGAAGCGTGTGTGCAAGCCCAGTTCCATCGATGATATCCGATCCATGTTTCTCTGATGGACTTTCACTTTCATCTGATAGTTTTTATTCAAGATCAAGTTTATCAAGTACACAGAACTTTCCAGAAGGTTTAGCCCCATATTCACCTTGCATGAAAACCGAAGAACCCAAAAAGAACCCGAAAACAATTACCCGGTTTGGTGCACCTGTTGTTCTACCTCGAGAACAATCGGACCCACAAAGAACAAAATTGAACGATGTTTTAATATGGGGAGAAGGTGTTGAAAATGGCGTcttgggtggtggtggtgataaCATGGTCAACACGGTCAATGGTCACCGAAACCAATCACAAATAGATGCGTTGTTACCGAAAGTTCTTGATTCAGTAAGTATGTTAGATGTCGAGAAGATATCATTGGCTGGAAAACATGGTGTTTTAGTGACAAAACAGGGTGAGGTATTCTGCTGGGGTGAAGGACAATCGGGCAGGCTCGGGCATTCCCTGAGCTGCCCGAAAGAAGTTGAATCCCTTCATTCCCTTGGATCCCGTGTGAAATCGGTTTCTTGTAGCGAGTATCAAACATCCGCCCTAACATTTTCTGGTGAGCTCTACACGTGGGGTGACAACACCTCCGGTCAAGGTCAAAGTAGCCGGTGGCTCCCCCGCCGGATCTCCGGCGTACTAGACGGAATCACCATATCAAAAGTTGCTTGTGGAGAATGGCACACTGCAATTGTTTCAACTTCCGGTCAACTATTTACATTTGGAGACGGGACTTTCGGTGTTCTAGGTCACGGAAACTATCAAAGTTTGACCGAACCGAAACAAGTTGACTCGCTCGCCGGACTTCGTGTGAAATCGGTCGCGTGTGGGCCATGGCACACGGCGGCGGTGGTCGCGTTGATCACCGGACCACCCAAATCAAGTTCTCCGGCGGGAAAGATGTTCACTTGGGGTGACGTGGATAAAGGAAGATTAGGTCATGGTGATCATAACTCTAAACTCAAACCTACATGTGTTGTTTCTCTAATCGATCATGATTTTGTTCAAGTATCTTGTGGAAGAATGTTAACCGTTGGTTTAACGAGTACGGGTGCGGTTTTCACAATCGGAAGCTCGGTTCACGGGCAATTAGGAAACCCTATGGCTAGGGAAAACTCAATAACCCTAGTTCAAGGAAAGTTGAAGTTCGAATTTGTTCGGGAAATAGCTACGGGTTCGTATCATGTTGCGGTTTTAACATCTAAAGGAAGTGTTTACACATGGGGTAAAGGAGCAAATGGGCAATTAGGGTTAGGTGATACGGAGGATCGAAGCTCACCGACTTTAGTTGAGGCTTTGAGAAATCGACAAGTGGAAAGCATCACTTGTGGGTCCGGCTCGACCGCTGCGGTTTGCGTACACGAACCGATAACTTGCGGGCTCGAACAATCGGGTTGTCGAGGTTGCAGTACGGAGTTCGGGTTCATGAAGAAAAGACACAATTGTTACAATTGTGGTCTCTTGTTTTGCAGTGTATGTACAAGTAACAAGAGTAAGAACGCGTGTTTGGCACCTAATGAGAACAAGTCTTTTCGGGTTTGTGATTCTTGCTTTAAGGGTCTTGAACGGAGTAGTTTGAATTCGGGTCAAATTGTGAAGATTGAAGATCTTACTCCAAGACCATTATTGATTAAAACATTTTCTGAAGAAACGGATGATCAATATACGGGAACTCCATATAAAACAGGTTTGGATTTGAACTCGTGTTCTTCATTGATGAATCAAACACCAAGATGGGGACAAGTTTCTTCACCCGCATCTTTTAGAAAGCATTGTAAAGAAGAGTCATCTTCGAGTGTTGATTCTCGTATTCCGGGTCGTGTAAACAAGAACCCGCAAAGTGTTGAGAAGACCACAAAACGTAATGGAGCCAAAGAAGTCATTAAGGCGTTGACATCAAGG CTACATTTAATGTCTCCAAGAGCTTTTATGCGAAAACCAACAAAAGCTCATGTCGATACACCACAAACAAGTGTTACTAGTGTGCCATGTGACATTGAGGTCAAAGACCTCATTGATCCATGTGAATCGGCTCGTGTCCCGACTATGCACAACGATGCATGTGTTCTCGGTGGTGACTTGAGACCATCTGATGAACCGGTTGTTACACCAATAGTTTCTGGACAAGTTAACAAAGTAAAGCAAAAACACGAATGGATGGAACAATATCAACCGGGTGTTTACATCACATTCATCATGTTGACAACCGGTCAAAAAGGGATAAAGCGAGTCCGATTCAG taGAAAAGTGTTTAAGGAAAGGGAAGCTGAGAAGTGGTGGGAAGATAACCAGCAAAAAGTATATGACAACTACAATGTTGATGGCTACATAAACTCATATTAG